One Beggiatoa leptomitoformis DNA segment encodes these proteins:
- a CDS encoding glutathione peroxidase gives MLYALPSSTLAACPKTLDFDVRPLTGDKTINLCEAYQGKVVLIVNTASKCGFTPQYEGLEALYRQYREQGLVVLGFPSNDFGGQEPGSEQEIQSFCRLTYGVEFPMFEKMSVSEKNPHPFYQLLASLAEEYPRWNFHKYLLDRQGKLVGSYSSRVKPDDPQLITTIDALLKQQLSE, from the coding sequence ATGCTTTATGCCCTGCCTTCAAGCACTCTAGCGGCATGCCCAAAAACTTTAGATTTTGATGTACGTCCCTTAACAGGTGATAAAACCATTAATCTGTGCGAAGCCTATCAAGGAAAAGTTGTGTTGATTGTCAATACTGCCAGCAAATGCGGTTTTACCCCACAATATGAGGGCTTAGAAGCACTCTATCGTCAATATCGAGAACAAGGGCTTGTTGTATTGGGCTTTCCTTCCAATGATTTTGGTGGACAAGAACCGGGCAGTGAACAAGAAATTCAGAGTTTTTGCCGTTTAACCTACGGTGTAGAATTTCCTATGTTTGAAAAAATGAGCGTTAGCGAAAAAAATCCACATCCATTTTACCAACTGTTAGCCAGTTTGGCAGAAGAATATCCACGCTGGAATTTCCATAAATATCTTTTAGATAGACAAGGAAAATTAGTTGGCAGCTATTCTAGCCGTGTTAAACCAGATGACCCACAATTGATTACAACGATTGATGCTTTGTTAAAACAGCAATTATCCGAATAA
- the serC gene encoding 3-phosphoserine/phosphohydroxythreonine transaminase, which translates to MSRPYNFSAGPAMIPMAVLEQAQAELLDWRGTGMSVMEMSHRGKEFTQIAEEADADLRELLAIPTNYRVMFLQGGASSQFSMIPLNLLCGKTQADYFNTGIWSQKAIAEAKRYCSVNIVTDSTANKFTTIADPTTWLLNPDAAYVHYAANETINGLEMHTPPDVGNVPLITDMSSTILSRPIDVSRFAAIYAGAQKNIGPAGLTVVIVREDLLGQALPFTPTMFNYKVMADENSMYNTPPTYTWYLAGLVFKWLKEQGGLVAMGKQNQHKSQLLYQAIDGSDFYNNAIDHRYRSWMNIPFTLADEALEKPFLAAAKQAGLLALAGHRTVGGLRASIYNAMPEAGVCALISFMQAFEKSHG; encoded by the coding sequence ATGTCACGCCCTTATAATTTTAGTGCAGGTCCTGCGATGATACCGATGGCGGTATTAGAACAAGCGCAAGCGGAGTTGTTAGATTGGCGCGGTACGGGCATGTCAGTGATGGAAATGAGCCATCGAGGAAAAGAATTTACCCAAATTGCCGAAGAGGCGGATGCTGATTTACGCGAGTTGCTCGCCATTCCCACAAATTATCGAGTGATGTTTTTACAGGGCGGTGCATCCAGCCAGTTTTCTATGATTCCATTGAATTTATTGTGTGGTAAAACCCAAGCGGATTATTTTAATACGGGCATTTGGTCACAAAAAGCCATTGCAGAAGCAAAACGTTATTGCAGTGTTAATATTGTAACAGATTCAACAGCTAATAAATTTACAACTATTGCTGACCCCACGACATGGTTATTAAATCCTGATGCAGCTTATGTGCATTATGCGGCTAATGAAACCATTAACGGTTTAGAAATGCATACGCCGCCCGATGTTGGCAATGTGCCTTTAATCACAGATATGTCATCGACCATTTTGTCACGTCCGATAGATGTCAGCCGTTTTGCGGCGATTTATGCGGGCGCACAAAAAAATATTGGTCCTGCGGGCTTAACTGTGGTGATTGTGCGAGAGGATTTACTAGGGCAAGCCTTACCCTTTACGCCAACAATGTTTAATTACAAAGTGATGGCGGATGAGAACTCTATGTATAACACCCCGCCTACTTATACATGGTATTTAGCAGGGTTGGTATTTAAATGGTTGAAAGAACAGGGTGGATTGGTAGCGATGGGAAAACAGAACCAGCACAAATCCCAATTATTATATCAAGCAATTGATGGCTCTGATTTCTATAATAATGCGATAGACCATCGTTATCGTTCATGGATGAACATCCCGTTTACTTTAGCAGATGAAGCCTTAGAAAAACCCTTTTTAGCAGCGGCAAAACAGGCAGGCTTATTAGCCTTAGCGGGACATAGAACGGTGGGCGGATTGCGTGCGAGTATTTACAATGCAATGCCCGAGGCTGGGGTATGTGCCTTAATTAGCTTTATGCAGGCTTTTGAAAAAAGTCACGGTTAG
- a CDS encoding pilin has protein sequence MKTQQGFSIIELMIVVAIIGVLASIAYPIYRDYTTRAKVADAIQLMAGLKTPLVEYHGTWSVWPALSMLPGVKTMGIYTSYVETGVIDDTHYYIQATMKSGSAELGGKKLRNVYNVSQSEWDCTTDGIPAAEAIDGNYLPSNCR, from the coding sequence ATGAAAACGCAACAAGGTTTTAGTATTATTGAGTTAATGATTGTTGTTGCCATTATTGGAGTATTAGCCTCTATTGCATATCCAATTTATCGAGATTATACAACACGGGCAAAAGTGGCCGATGCAATCCAACTGATGGCGGGGTTAAAAACGCCATTGGTGGAATATCATGGAACATGGAGTGTTTGGCCTGCTTTATCGATGTTACCAGGGGTTAAAACAATGGGGATTTATACCAGTTATGTGGAAACAGGTGTCATCGATGATACGCATTATTACATCCAAGCAACAATGAAGTCTGGCAGTGCAGAATTGGGTGGGAAAAAACTCAGGAATGTTTACAATGTCAGTCAGAGCGAGTGGGATTGTACTACTGATGGAATCCCTGCCGCTGAGGCGATTGATGGAAATTATTTACCCAGTAATTGTCGTTAA
- a CDS encoding ABCB family ABC transporter ATP-binding protein/permease codes for MQVPNAYRRTHLSTTQRSDKQNLQDMLPYLWDYRGRVLFALIALLCAKMTNVGAPLVLKNIVDNLDKSQQTILVLPVLLLSIYGLLRLSSAFFNELRDTIFARVRYHTMRHLSCKTLQHLHKLSLRFHLDRQTGAISRDMERGTRSISNILNYMVFNIIPTFAEFFLIALILLIQYEIKFTLITFATVTVYIFFTLAITEWRMEFRHLMNAKESEANYQAIDSLVNYETVKYFGNEAFEVKRYGETLHAWEEAAVKSQTSMSVLNFGQSAIIAVGVILIMFSASQSVVDGTMSLGDLVLVNTFLLQLFIPLNFLGILYRSIKYALVDMDMLFRLLEQTPEIQNAPDAKTLLIEDASIHFDNVSFHYQPDRPILHNISFTIPQGHKVAVVGASGAGKSTLARLLFRFYDVTGGSIRINGHDIRTVSMASLRAAMGIVPQDTVLFNDSIYYNIAYANPQADEITVQNAAKIANIHDFILQLPQGYNTLVGERGLKLSGGEKQRVAIARAVLKRPKILIFDEATSSLDSKSEQTIQSALINVASQHTTLVIAHRLSTIIDANEILVMEQGHIIERGTHSILLENNSVYANLWRLQQEEQRE; via the coding sequence ATGCAAGTTCCTAATGCTTATCGCCGTACCCACCTTTCTACGACCCAACGCAGTGATAAACAAAATTTACAAGATATGCTCCCTTACCTTTGGGATTATCGTGGACGTGTGTTGTTTGCACTGATTGCCTTATTGTGTGCCAAAATGACTAACGTAGGTGCGCCACTGGTTTTAAAAAATATCGTTGACAATTTGGATAAATCGCAACAGACAATACTGGTTTTACCCGTGTTATTGCTCAGTATTTATGGACTGTTACGCTTATCTAGCGCGTTTTTTAATGAACTACGAGATACCATTTTTGCACGGGTGCGCTATCACACCATGCGCCATTTATCCTGTAAAACCTTGCAACACCTGCATAAACTTTCCTTACGCTTTCATTTAGACCGCCAGACAGGGGCTATTTCTCGTGATATGGAACGTGGTACGCGGAGTATCAGTAACATATTAAACTATATGGTATTTAACATAATACCCACGTTTGCCGAGTTTTTTCTCATCGCGCTTATTTTGTTAATACAATACGAAATCAAGTTTACACTCATCACTTTTGCAACAGTTACCGTTTACATTTTTTTCACGCTTGCAATTACTGAATGGCGGATGGAATTTCGCCATTTGATGAACGCGAAAGAATCAGAAGCAAATTATCAAGCGATTGATAGTCTTGTTAATTATGAAACCGTTAAATATTTTGGTAATGAAGCATTTGAAGTAAAACGCTATGGTGAAACACTTCATGCGTGGGAAGAAGCCGCTGTAAAAAGTCAAACGTCTATGTCTGTACTTAATTTTGGACAATCCGCAATTATTGCCGTTGGTGTGATACTGATTATGTTCTCAGCCAGTCAAAGCGTGGTTGACGGAACAATGAGCTTGGGGGATTTAGTTTTAGTCAATACCTTTTTATTACAACTATTTATTCCACTCAATTTTTTAGGGATTTTATATCGCTCGATTAAATATGCGTTGGTTGACATGGATATGTTATTTCGCCTACTTGAGCAAACCCCAGAAATACAAAATGCACCCGACGCAAAAACACTCCTGATTGAAGATGCAAGCATACACTTTGACAATGTTAGTTTTCACTATCAACCCGACCGACCTATTTTGCACAATATTAGTTTTACTATTCCGCAAGGACATAAAGTTGCTGTTGTCGGTGCGAGTGGTGCGGGAAAATCCACATTAGCACGCTTACTTTTTCGTTTTTACGATGTAACAGGCGGTTCTATTCGTATTAATGGACACGACATCCGCACAGTTAGTATGGCAAGCCTACGAGCAGCGATGGGAATTGTTCCACAAGACACGGTTTTATTTAACGATAGCATCTATTACAACATTGCCTATGCTAACCCACAAGCAGATGAAATAACCGTACAAAACGCGGCTAAAATCGCTAATATTCATGATTTTATCCTGCAACTTCCGCAAGGCTATAATACGCTGGTGGGCGAACGTGGACTAAAGCTATCGGGTGGCGAAAAACAACGGGTTGCGATTGCGCGAGCCGTGTTAAAGCGTCCAAAAATTCTTATTTTTGATGAAGCAACCTCTTCTTTAGATTCAAAATCAGAACAAACTATTCAAAGCGCGTTAATCAATGTCGCCAGTCAGCACACGACTTTAGTCATCGCTCATCGCTTATCAACAATCATAGATGCCAATGAAATTCTAGTGATGGAGCAAGGACATATTATTGAACGTGGAACACACAGTATCTTATTAGAAAATAACAGCGTATATGCCAATTTATGGCGATTACAACAGGAAGAACAGCGGGAATAA
- a CDS encoding potassium channel family protein, translating to MNNVIFLIMRRMRAPLLVLISVYAVSVIGMTLMLGIDSNGNVWYMNFYQAFYFVSYTATTIGFGEVPYAFSDAQRLWAMIVIYLTVIGWLYAIGALLSLLQDESLRRVLIEHRFSKTIRRLREPFYLVCGYGDTGKALVHALETRSIRSVVIELEQSHLDELSLENFAVYVPHLCADASKPYYLQEAGIKHPYCAGVVAITNNNLVNLHIAITAKLLNPAITVICRVEDQKVAANMTSFGTDYVINPFEVFARQLQTTLHAPTLHILQQWFTGKWQKNLMTDLKLPRQGLWVLCGYGRFGKAVYQELKDEPIQLVTVEATPSEMGAPKGEYVIGRGTEADTLKEANIEQAVGLVAGTNDDVDNLSIVMTARELNPNLFIVLRQNLADNAIIFEAAHADIVMQPSKIIADYIWILLTTPLLELFMTLAEQEDETWLIALLERLQQTVATSQPILWEVTINAKATPAIINAIQAGRTPTLQHLISRPRERSERLKTVALLCQRETETLLLPTDNLPLQLNDRLLFCGTQSAVKWMSWNLKDDFVLYYLLTGNIPSRSYLGRWWQKGV from the coding sequence ATGAATAATGTGATTTTTCTCATTATGCGCCGTATGCGCGCGCCGTTACTTGTATTAATCAGTGTTTATGCTGTTTCTGTGATTGGCATGACTTTAATGCTGGGAATAGATAGCAATGGTAATGTATGGTATATGAATTTTTACCAAGCCTTTTATTTTGTTTCTTATACAGCAACAACGATAGGCTTTGGCGAAGTTCCCTATGCGTTTTCTGATGCACAACGCTTGTGGGCGATGATAGTAATTTATTTAACGGTTATCGGCTGGCTCTATGCTATTGGTGCATTGCTCTCGTTGTTACAAGATGAATCTTTGCGCCGTGTGTTAATAGAACACCGTTTTTCTAAAACTATTAGGCGTTTACGCGAACCGTTTTATTTAGTTTGTGGCTACGGTGATACAGGCAAGGCACTTGTTCATGCGTTAGAAACGCGCTCGATTCGTTCTGTCGTGATTGAATTGGAGCAAAGTCATTTAGATGAGTTATCTTTAGAAAATTTCGCCGTTTACGTGCCTCACCTCTGCGCAGATGCTAGTAAACCTTATTATCTGCAAGAAGCAGGGATTAAGCATCCTTATTGTGCGGGTGTGGTCGCAATTACGAATAATAATCTGGTTAATCTCCATATTGCGATTACTGCAAAGTTATTAAACCCAGCAATTACCGTGATTTGTCGCGTAGAAGACCAAAAAGTTGCAGCAAATATGACCTCATTTGGCACTGATTATGTGATTAATCCTTTTGAAGTTTTTGCCCGTCAATTGCAAACTACGCTCCACGCACCCACTTTACACATTTTACAACAATGGTTTACAGGTAAATGGCAAAAAAACTTAATGACCGATTTAAAACTTCCCCGTCAAGGACTTTGGGTTTTATGCGGTTATGGTCGCTTCGGTAAAGCGGTTTATCAAGAGTTGAAAGATGAGCCAATTCAACTGGTAACGGTAGAAGCGACCCCTTCTGAAATGGGCGCACCGAAAGGTGAGTATGTGATTGGACGCGGTACTGAAGCCGACACATTAAAAGAAGCGAATATTGAACAAGCCGTTGGACTGGTTGCAGGCACTAATGACGATGTTGATAACCTATCGATAGTGATGACAGCGCGGGAACTTAATCCAAATTTATTTATTGTGTTACGACAAAATCTTGCTGATAACGCGATTATTTTTGAAGCCGCTCATGCCGACATTGTTATGCAACCCAGTAAAATTATTGCGGATTATATCTGGATATTATTGACAACGCCGTTATTAGAACTGTTTATGACACTGGCTGAACAAGAGGACGAAACATGGTTAATCGCTCTGCTTGAACGCCTACAACAGACCGTTGCGACATCACAGCCCATTTTATGGGAAGTCACTATAAATGCGAAAGCGACTCCCGCAATCATCAATGCCATTCAGGCAGGACGCACACCAACCTTGCAACATCTTATCAGTCGTCCCCGCGAACGTAGCGAACGTCTTAAGACGGTCGCGCTCTTGTGCCAACGCGAGACAGAAACATTGCTGTTACCGACTGATAATTTACCTCTGCAACTCAATGACCGCTTACTATTTTGTGGAACACAATCCGCTGTTAAATGGATGAGTTGGAACTTAAAAGATGATTTTGTTCTGTATTATCTGCTAACAGGCAACATTCCATCGCGTAGTTATCTGGGACGCTGGTGGCAAAAAGGGGTATAA
- a CDS encoding DUF6394 family protein: MNPEKVVFAFFIVLALTLNFGFFIGDIDNPEHHHVYELAFAIVVNFIATVLKFGDRSQMGAVLLATSFVADLQLIAAAIVWTMVVHVQQIAMTPTDMASIVSLSGGALLANIISVLLLVIETVMLPR, translated from the coding sequence ATGAATCCAGAAAAAGTTGTTTTTGCATTTTTTATTGTTCTTGCCCTCACGCTTAATTTTGGGTTTTTCATTGGCGACATTGATAATCCTGAGCATCATCACGTTTATGAATTAGCTTTTGCGATTGTGGTCAATTTTATTGCAACGGTTCTTAAGTTTGGTGACCGTTCACAAATGGGCGCGGTTTTATTAGCGACAAGCTTTGTCGCTGATTTACAATTAATTGCGGCTGCGATTGTTTGGACAATGGTCGTACATGTTCAACAGATAGCCATGACCCCTACGGATATGGCGAGCATTGTTTCTTTATCGGGCGGTGCGTTATTGGCAAATATTATTTCTGTTTTACTCTTGGTCATTGAAACAGTGATGTTGCCACGCTAA
- a CDS encoding HyaD/HybD family hydrogenase maturation endopeptidase yields MMQTLVLGIGNSLLSDEGIGIHVLNYLQTQATSASVEYIDGGTLSFSLAPLIEDAQQLIVIDAAQLHAPVGTIHYFINEEMERFLNKRQSSAHEVSLIDLLTVASLTERLPKRRALVAVQPKKLDWGMIPSPELASAIPQIAALVIQLIEAWSISETALAD; encoded by the coding sequence ATGATGCAAACACTAGTGTTAGGTATTGGCAACAGCTTATTATCTGATGAAGGGATAGGTATTCACGTTCTAAATTACTTACAAACCCAAGCAACAAGCGCGTCCGTAGAATACATTGATGGCGGTACACTAAGCTTTAGCCTTGCCCCATTAATTGAAGACGCGCAACAACTCATTGTCATCGATGCCGCACAACTACACGCCCCCGTTGGAACTATTCACTATTTTATCAACGAAGAGATGGAACGATTTTTAAATAAACGCCAAAGCAGTGCGCATGAAGTGAGTTTGATTGATTTATTAACAGTGGCAAGTTTGACAGAACGCTTGCCAAAACGGCGGGCATTAGTGGCAGTACAGCCTAAAAAACTGGACTGGGGAATGATTCCCAGCCCAGAACTTGCTTCAGCTATTCCTCAAATCGCCGCGCTAGTCATTCAGCTCATTGAGGCGTGGAGCATTTCAGAGACTGCACTCGCAGACTAG
- a CDS encoding Rpn family recombination-promoting nuclease/putative transposase, with translation MRVKEKYINLFTDFGFKKLFGNEPNKDLLIDFLNELLKKETGQIIDLTYLPLEQLGQNINNRKAIFDIYCENEHGEKFIVELQKAKQNYFKDRSIYYSTFPIQQQAEKGEWSFKLKAIYTIGILDFIFDEDKQDEEVFHHEVQLFDKNTQKVFYDKLTYIYLEMPKFTKTEAELETHFDKWLYIIRNLEKLTNRPPKLQERIFSKLFEQAEIAGYTDQEYAEYEESLKVYRDLKNVIDTAFDEGKAEGKAEGLTEGIEKGKAEGKVEGLMEGIRLTARQLKQEGIPLEVIAKVTGLSLEELHQL, from the coding sequence ATGCGCGTGAAAGAAAAATACATCAACCTGTTTACCGATTTTGGATTTAAAAAACTCTTTGGAAACGAGCCAAATAAAGACTTATTAATTGATTTTCTTAACGAGTTACTCAAAAAAGAGACAGGACAAATTATCGATTTAACCTATCTCCCACTTGAACAACTCGGACAAAACATCAACAACCGCAAAGCGATATTTGATATCTACTGCGAAAATGAACACGGTGAAAAATTCATTGTTGAATTACAAAAAGCCAAACAAAACTACTTCAAAGACAGAAGTATTTACTACTCGACCTTTCCTATCCAACAACAAGCAGAAAAAGGTGAATGGAGTTTTAAACTCAAAGCAATTTATACCATCGGTATTTTAGATTTCATTTTTGACGAAGATAAACAAGACGAAGAAGTCTTTCATCATGAAGTACAACTTTTTGACAAAAACACCCAAAAAGTTTTTTATGACAAATTAACGTATATTTACCTAGAAATGCCAAAATTCACCAAAACGGAGGCAGAACTAGAAACACATTTTGACAAATGGTTATACATCATCCGCAATTTAGAAAAGCTCACCAACAGACCACCAAAACTTCAAGAGCGAATTTTTAGCAAACTCTTCGAACAAGCGGAAATAGCAGGTTACACAGACCAAGAATATGCAGAATATGAAGAGAGCCTGAAAGTTTACCGCGATTTAAAAAATGTCATCGATACCGCATTCGACGAGGGTAAGGCTGAAGGCAAAGCGGAAGGTTTAACAGAGGGGATAGAAAAAGGCAAAGCTGAAGGTAAAGTAGAAGGCTTAATGGAAGGCATCCGTCTAACTGCGCGACAACTAAAACAAGAAGGAATTCCCCTAGAGGTCATTGCAAAAGTAACAGGCTTAAGTCTTGAAGAACTTCATCAGTTGTAA
- a CDS encoding hydrogenase small subunit: MHNKLTIGESLRAQGMSRRSFLQFCTVATGMMGLSASLIPQVARALEKAQRPSVIWLSFQECTGCSESLTRAHSPSVESLIFDYISLDYHHTLQAASGEAAEQARIEAMNAHKGEYLLVVDGSVPLGNMGYSTIAGESNLDILKQVAKDAKAIIAVGSCAAFGGIPQANPNPTGAVAVDKVITDKPIINISGCPPIPVVITGVIAHLVTFGTLPALDSLKRPKAFFGQTIHDRCYRRPFYDKGLFADTFDDEGAKQGWCLYKLGCKGPTTYNACATLKWNDGVSFPIESGHGCLGCSEPNFWDAGSFYKAVSVPTACLSKTVAYASIVGVGAGMAATVLNLNKKSQADMQREVVTIHDLTRENGKS, from the coding sequence ATGCACAACAAGCTAACGATAGGTGAATCCCTCCGTGCGCAAGGCATGAGTCGACGCAGTTTTTTACAATTCTGTACCGTTGCAACAGGCATGATGGGTTTATCCGCCAGTCTGATTCCACAAGTTGCGCGTGCTTTGGAAAAAGCGCAACGTCCATCGGTTATTTGGCTTTCCTTTCAAGAATGTACGGGCTGTAGTGAATCACTCACGCGCGCCCATTCGCCCAGTGTGGAAAGTCTGATTTTTGATTATATCTCACTCGATTATCACCACACCCTACAAGCCGCCTCAGGCGAAGCAGCAGAACAAGCACGTATCGAGGCAATGAATGCACATAAAGGCGAATATTTATTGGTCGTTGATGGTTCAGTTCCACTTGGCAATATGGGCTATTCCACCATTGCAGGCGAAAGCAATCTGGACATTTTGAAACAGGTCGCAAAAGATGCAAAAGCCATTATTGCTGTCGGCAGTTGTGCCGCTTTTGGCGGTATTCCGCAAGCCAATCCGAACCCGACAGGCGCAGTCGCAGTCGATAAAGTCATTACCGATAAACCCATTATTAATATTTCAGGTTGTCCGCCGATTCCCGTTGTTATCACAGGCGTTATTGCTCATCTCGTCACTTTTGGCACTTTACCCGCTTTAGACTCTTTAAAACGTCCGAAAGCCTTTTTCGGGCAAACCATTCATGACCGTTGCTATCGTCGCCCGTTTTATGACAAAGGCTTGTTTGCCGATACGTTTGATGATGAAGGGGCTAAACAGGGTTGGTGTTTATATAAATTAGGCTGTAAAGGGCCTACGACGTATAACGCTTGCGCCACTTTAAAATGGAATGATGGCGTTAGCTTTCCGATTGAAAGCGGTCACGGCTGTTTAGGCTGTTCTGAGCCAAATTTTTGGGATGCTGGCAGTTTTTATAAAGCGGTTTCTGTTCCAACAGCCTGTTTAAGCAAAACCGTTGCTTATGCCAGCATTGTCGGGGTTGGGGCAGGGATGGCAGCAACTGTTTTAAACCTTAATAAAAAATCACAAGCCGATATGCAACGGGAAGTTGTGACCATTCACGATTTAACCCGCGAAAACGGTAAAAGCTAA
- a CDS encoding (Fe-S)-binding protein produces the protein MSTATFERGYNALKNQIDAATAAYLQSCVHCGMCAEACLFYTETQDPKYTPIYKVEPLRKVWEQEYTLLGRLKVILGITKKLTDAELADWQALVYNSCTLCGRCSLVCPVGNDIVSMVRKTREGMVAAGHAPEGLIGASQRAVTIGSPMGLKLPALQAQVKHIEKATGLTIPFDQLGAEYMVLLSSMEIINFPEYLEAIAKIMKHAGKTWTLATEAYEATNSGIQIGSSDIAKQLVSRIVHAAEQLQVQTVISPECGHAYTAIRWEGANLMGRPFHFRVRHILEVLDDLYAQGKLKLTGMETERMTFHDPCQLVRRGGVIEQPRRLMHLVVKDFVEMEDSGKMNWCCGGGGGVGAIEDAAELRTKVFNRKVIQLKNAHVDKLVTACANCRTVMEEGMEEYEMNMPIVGLTEMIAEHLDESAGEPA, from the coding sequence ATGAGCACAGCTACTTTTGAACGCGGTTATAACGCCTTAAAAAACCAAATTGATGCAGCGACAGCGGCTTATTTACAAAGCTGTGTCCATTGTGGCATGTGTGCAGAAGCCTGTTTATTTTATACAGAAACCCAAGACCCAAAATATACGCCAATTTATAAAGTTGAACCGTTGCGTAAAGTCTGGGAGCAAGAATATACCTTACTCGGACGCTTAAAAGTTATATTAGGCATCACAAAAAAGCTCACTGATGCTGAACTCGCCGACTGGCAAGCTCTGGTTTACAACAGTTGCACCCTTTGCGGACGGTGTTCGCTGGTCTGTCCTGTTGGCAATGATATTGTCTCAATGGTGCGCAAAACGCGAGAGGGGATGGTTGCCGCAGGTCACGCGCCCGAGGGCTTAATTGGGGCTTCACAGCGAGCCGTAACGATAGGTAGCCCCATGGGCTTAAAACTCCCCGCGTTACAAGCCCAAGTCAAACATATCGAAAAAGCCACAGGCTTAACGATTCCCTTCGACCAACTCGGTGCGGAATACATGGTATTGCTTTCTTCGATGGAAATTATCAACTTCCCCGAATACTTAGAAGCGATTGCCAAAATTATGAAACATGCAGGCAAAACGTGGACATTAGCCACCGAAGCCTATGAAGCGACTAACAGCGGGATTCAAATTGGCTCATCTGACATTGCAAAACAACTGGTAAGCCGTATCGTTCACGCTGCTGAACAGTTACAAGTGCAAACGGTCATCAGTCCCGAATGTGGTCATGCCTATACTGCCATTCGTTGGGAAGGCGCGAATTTAATGGGCAGACCGTTCCATTTTCGTGTCCGTCACATCCTCGAAGTCCTCGACGACCTCTACGCGCAAGGCAAATTAAAACTGACAGGTATGGAAACTGAACGCATGACGTTTCATGACCCCTGTCAACTCGTGCGCCGTGGCGGCGTGATAGAACAACCGCGTCGACTCATGCACTTAGTCGTTAAAGACTTCGTCGAAATGGAAGATTCGGGGAAAATGAACTGGTGTTGTGGCGGTGGTGGCGGGGTTGGCGCGATAGAAGACGCAGCAGAATTACGCACCAAAGTCTTTAATCGCAAAGTAATCCAATTAAAAAATGCGCACGTCGACAAACTCGTCACTGCCTGCGCTAACTGTCGCACCGTGATGGAAGAAGGCATGGAAGAGTATGAAATGAACATGCCGATTGTCGGTTTAACCGAAATGATAGCCGAGCATTTAGATGAGAGCGCAGGAGAACCCGCATGA